The Bifidobacteriaceae bacterium sequence TCGCCACCATGGTCCGCTCCCAACTGGAGCTCGCCATGAAAGGCCTGGCCGTGGTCCCGCTGCTCGGCGGGTGGGACGGCCAGGCGCCGCGCATCTTCGCCTTCGACGTGACCGGCGGCAGCTACGAGGAGAGGGGCTACGCGGCGATCGGCTCGGGCGCCGTGTTCGCGAAGAGCTCCCTGAAGAAGCTGCACAAGCCGGCCGCCAGCGCCCGCACCGCGATCCGCACCGCGCTCAACGCGCTCAACGACGCCGCCGATGACGATTCGGCCACCGCCGGAGTGGATCGCGCCCGCGACATCTACCCGGTCGTGGCCCGCGTGGACGCCCGCGGCTACCACCGGATCGGGGACCAAGAACTGGCCCGGGCGCTCTTCGCCCAGGGCGTCGAGGCCCGCCAGGCGAGGGGAGGACGCGCATGACCATGCCGTTGTACGTGCCGCCCGAACAGATCATCAAGGACCGGGCCGACTTCGCCAAGCGGGGCGTGGCGCGGGGCCGCCCCGCCGTGGTCATCTCGGCAGCGGACGGCGTGCTGCTGGCGGCCGCCAACGCCTCGCGGGCGCTGAAGAAGCTGTCGGAGGTTTACGACCGGCTGGCCTTCGCCGCGGTCGGCAAGTGGTCCGAGTTCGAGGCGCTGCGCGTGGCCGGCATTCGCTACGCCGACCTGCGCGGATATTCCTACGACCGCACCGACGTCACCGCGCGGGGCCTGGCCGGCGCCTACGCGCAATCGATCGCGGCGGCGTTCACGGGGGACCCCAAGCCGTTGGAGGTCGAGTTGGCGGTCGCCGAGGTGGGGGCCGACCAGGCGTCCGATGCCGTGTTCCACGTCCGCTTCGACGGGTCCGTCAACGACGAGTTGCCGTGGGCGGTGTTGGGGGGCGCCAGCCCCGGGGGCCGGGCGGCCGTGGCCGAAGGCTGGCGGGCGGGGCTGAGCCTGGCGGAGGCGGGCGCCTTGGCGCGAGCCGCGCTGGGCCAGAGCGGCGGCCCCGAAGAAGGCTACGAGGCGGGGTTGCTGAGGCGAGACGTCCCCGGACGCGCCTTCGCCCGCCTCGAGGCGTTGCCGTGAGGGGCGTGTTCGGACTCGAGACCGAATACGGGATCGCCGCCCGGGGCCTCGCCCCGGAGGATGCCGCGCGCGAATTGTTCCGGCCGGTGG is a genomic window containing:
- the prcA gene encoding proteasome subunit alpha; protein product: MTMPLYVPPEQIIKDRADFAKRGVARGRPAVVISAADGVLLAAANASRALKKLSEVYDRLAFAAVGKWSEFEALRVAGIRYADLRGYSYDRTDVTARGLAGAYAQSIAAAFTGDPKPLEVELAVAEVGADQASDAVFHVRFDGSVNDELPWAVLGGASPGGRAAVAEGWRAGLSLAEAGALARAALGQSGGPEEGYEAGLLRRDVPGRAFARLEALP
- the prcB gene encoding proteasome subunit beta, with the protein product MSGLPASYFGPGNSFVDFVGRAAPELLGPLSAGDGRLAEEARPPAATTIVALTYRDGLVMAGDRRATVGHQIASREIEKVYPADAWTAIGLAGVAGLSIQLVRLFQLELEHYEKIEGVALSLSGKAHRLATMVRSQLELAMKGLAVVPLLGGWDGQAPRIFAFDVTGGSYEERGYAAIGSGAVFAKSSLKKLHKPAASARTAIRTALNALNDAADDDSATAGVDRARDIYPVVARVDARGYHRIGDQELARALFAQGVEARQARGGRA